The Bacillus zhangzhouensis region GCGGATTTCCTCATCATAATCACAGACGTGCTGCCGGTGGGTAATGAAATCAAATTGAAGGACGTTCCTGTCGAGTGCACGATAGATGTTCATAATCATTGTTTCAGCTCCGCCGCGGTTCATCCCGCCTACAATATGAAGCACGCGCCTTGGCTCACTCATCCCGAACCGCCCTCCTCTTCAGCATAGACAACGCCAGCTTCCGGCGATGATAATACTTCATGATCTTCGGTGACAAGCAGGCACGGACCACCGGTTTTAGAGTAAATAAATAGGCAAACGGCGATAGCTTTAATACCCAGCATGCTTTCAAGACGAGCCAAGCATTATCCATCGAATATCGAAACTTTCGCCGCTGAAAGGCCGCTTCATCCTCTCTCACAAGATATAACGGCTCTTGTAAATTAAAGCCTTTCCTCCCAGCAGCAAAAAAACGAATCCAAAGATCGATATCTTCCATCCGCCTTGTTGTTTTCACAGAGCGATATCCATGTAAAGCCTTGTAAGCAGAAGCCCTCATCATAATGGTCCCATGACAAAAAGGAGTTCCTCTTGCCATCACCTTCCGATCAGGCTCTGAAACAAGTGCCCGCATCCCCTTTGTCCCCGATTCATCAAAAACCGTCATCGCCGTACCGACCACATCATATTCAGGATATGTATCGAGGAAATGAACCTGTTTTTCTAAACGAACAGGCACCGATAAATCGTCGCCATCCTGCCTTGCAATCAACTCTCCCCTCGCTTCAGCCAGGCAGCGATTAAGGCTGGCAGCAAGCCTTTGATTTTGTTTATTGCGGATCAGGCGAATTCTTTCAGGATATCGTTTTGTATAAGACAGCACTTTCTCATAAGTGCCATCTGTTGATGCGTCATCACATATGATGAGCTCCCAGTTTTCATACGTTTGATGAAGAATGGATTCAATGCTTTCTTCTACTGTCTCTTGGCAATTGTAGACACCCATGATAATAGACACCTTTGGTTTATGCATGCTGTATCACCTTCTCTACTTGATCCATATAGATTGTATAAATTTCTTCCATTGCACTGACCGTCTGCTCCTGAGCAAATGACTGAGCCATAGAGCGTCCCGCTTTTCCCATGAGGGGCAGCTGATCCTTTTTGCCGTAGAGCTGCTGCAAATAATCAGCTAAGCCATTCACATCTTGTGGTTTAATTAAAAACCCATTGACACCATGTTTGACAAGCTCACAATGCCCTCTATTCTCCGTTGCAATCACGGGTTTCTCTGCAGACATCGCTTCGAGCAGGTTCATGCCGAGCCCTTCTCTCAAACTTGTGGAAACACATACATCGCTCATATGTATCCATTCCTCCATTTGTTTGCAAAACCCAGCAAAGCGGACATGTGTTTCAAGATGGAGCTGACGGGTAAGTTTTTCATAGTTTGGCCTCCTTGTCCCTTCCCCGGCAAACACGATCTTTATATTGGGTATTTTCCTAGACAGCTGTGCACATGCTTTGATGAGCATCCCTTGGTTTTTATTCATATTTAATTCGCCAGCACACAGCACGATA contains the following coding sequences:
- a CDS encoding glycosyltransferase, yielding MHKPKVSIIMGVYNCQETVEESIESILHQTYENWELIICDDASTDGTYEKVLSYTKRYPERIRLIRNKQNQRLAASLNRCLAEARGELIARQDGDDLSVPVRLEKQVHFLDTYPEYDVVGTAMTVFDESGTKGMRALVSEPDRKVMARGTPFCHGTIMMRASAYKALHGYRSVKTTRRMEDIDLWIRFFAAGRKGFNLQEPLYLVREDEAAFQRRKFRYSMDNAWLVLKACWVLKLSPFAYLFTLKPVVRACLSPKIMKYYHRRKLALSMLKRRAVRDE